ACTTTGGAGGAACTGCATCAACAGGTGTTAAAAGGAAGGGGCAAATTCGCCCAGGATGTCAGCCAGTAGGTTTTGTCTTCCAACCTCTTGGAGTATAGAAAGGTCTTTAAAAATCAGGTGGAAATCTTTTCTCCTTACTGTTTGTAGATCTAGGTTAGTTTAGAAATCTTTTATTCCTCTTTATGATcagaagaaacatttttattttagaaaactgaaaagagatataaaaaaaaccaaaccacccATTGTTTCTCAGCTGAGAGATTATAACTATCAAACATTTTGACAGATTTCCTTCTAAGCATGCATAAATATGtcaatgtgtgtgtatgcacacacattttttttaataaacatactTGAGGGAGTGTATACTCTTGACATTATTTGTGGTCAAGGAGATTAGAGCAGGCACTGAGAAAGGCTGGGGAAAGGAGTTGAGCTCAGAAGATGGGGTCTAAATGGCCCTGGTTCACTAGCCTTTATACATGACTCCAATttgagaaaaggtgaaaaaagCTAATCAGTATGTAGACTGCATATGTGGTCTGCACATTTTCAGATGTGGGTTATCTTTTCTAATTTCAGTTAATTGTCAACTAAGAAATCAGAAAATCGAACACTGCTGGGTCTGAATTTCCAGATGGCAGTAATCAGCTGGGTTGCCCCCTTTCAAATGGATAAGCATTCTGTATTTTGCCATGGTTCACACTACTCCCTATTAAGTTCAGCTCGCTTATTCACATGTCCTGATGGGCTCCTGGAAGCATGTTTTTTTACCTCTGGTGTTGGAATGGCTTGCTGAATGGAAAGCCTGACTCCTCTACCATCTCCCTTGAACGTTCAGGCACCATTTGGTGCACTTTAACCCTGCCTTTTTACCAATGTAGTTAAATGTTGTACAGACATGTGAGTCTTCCATCAGGGTATCCTGCCTAGGGCAGAGCTGAAACTGCATTGTTGCTAGGTCTGGTCTGCCAGGGATCTTTATGCAGCTCTTCCTCACCTCAGAGACGACCTGATCAGGGCCATCAAGAAACTAAAGGCACTCGGCACTGGCTTCAGCATCATCCCTGTGGGTGGCACTTACCTCATTCAGTCTGTTCCTGCTGAGCTCAATATGGATCACACTGTGGTGCTGCAGCTGGCAGAGGTACTAGTGCGCCTtctgagagagagtgtgtgtgagtgtgcgcatgcatgtgcatgtgtgtgcatgacaGTCTAGGAAGGTATTTTCTGATCTCCTCCCCACCATCACTCATGCGTTTGCTGAAACTGTCTAACGGATGCACTACTCAGACCTGGTATTTAGCAGATGTTTATTGAGCAGCTACAGTGCAAAGCACTGGGCCAGGCTGGAGGGGCAAATAAAGATGGGTACCACATAGTTCCTGCTCTCAAAGAGCTCACATTCTAGTGGAGTAGTGGACAGGCATGCAGACAACTAACTGAATATCCTTGGTGAACAGATTTTTTTGATGTCTTTGTCCTGTTCCTTAATAGTGCCTTAAGCTGTACCATCTTCCTTCAGATCCTTATCATGTGTTTAGGGAAGACACGTTTTCAGTGCTATAATGGAGACTAGAACTGAACAAGGGAAGGGGCTTTTCTGGGTTGGGGAATGGTTCGGGTGAGGCTGGACAAGGGCTgaattcttaattattttcaattatgaTCAGTTTTGATGATCATCATTCCTATCAGTTAATCATTCTGAATCTTTGCCATACTCTCGAGTTTGCTGATAAAAGTCTACATTAATATTTAGTACCAGGGATTCTACTTAAGACTGAGCACCTCAGTCTGCCTACCTCTCTCATCCTGAAAATCACTTCTTACTCTCTGCTGGGACCTCTAAACATTCTTTTCTGTGCTCCCTTAGGCTTTACCCAAGGGCAGGTCCCCCTACTGTCTGGATAAATTACTTGTCCCTGGGCAGATGCTGGATTCTAAGGGAAAGCACACACTTAACTCAGTCCCCATTCCTTCCTTCAGAAAAATGGCTATGTGACTGTCAGTGCTATCAAGGCCAGTCTTAAATGGGAGACGGAGCGAGCGCGGCAAGTGCTGGTACGTGACTTTTGGAATGGTTGAGAAAAGATGGGCCCCAGACGGGAGGAGGTGGGTAGACAGGTACCACTCAGGCAAGGGCTGCAGCTTCTTTCTGCTGACTTCTTGCCTTGAAGGCTGTTGCTACCACACAGAAGTAATCCCAGTGTTTCTCTGCAGATGGCACAGAGAGGTAGAACTCACAAAGGGGCTTCGAACACTGGCACACAGGTACAACCAGCCTGCCACTGCCACTGGGGAGTCACCAACACCTTCTCTCATGACCTGTAGAGCCTGGTCAGATGGTTAATGTGGTTTGACTAAAATTAGCAGTGGATACAGAGTGAAGGGAATTATTAACTAATGATATTAGATTTCTGTAATTAGTAcatttatatatagttttatatatacaagTTTCCTGGTACTAACCAAAGACTAGTGTGAAGAGAGAGTAGCATGAACATGTAGGAGCCCTGGCTTTCAGTATCCTTACCCAGGCAGTTAAATTAAAGACTTAacttcatctgtgaagtggggatgACATAAACATTTGTTTAATAATATTGGGTCAAACCAACCCATCTGGAGCATATTTCCAGTTACAGGAACTATGAGTCCATTCTAATGCAGACTTTCCATTAACTTTTCCAAAAGGGTTTCCCTGTCTTGTAGCTGTCTGTTACCCTGTAAGTTAACTGAAAGTTAGTGATCTCCATTTGTTTTAGGGAATGGAGTTAGTGATTTACTCAAGGCCATGTAGCAAATGTTTCTGTGGCCCTACCTTCCTTCCACAACATCCCCCTTTGTCATGATCCTCTTTCCCAGCAGCACAGATTAAGCAACTTGGTAGTATTTCTCACACAGGGGGAAAAGATCTAGGTTAAACACATCATTCCAGTTTGGCTGTGTGGATATGTGAAGGCACTCTTGTAGATTTAGTTTGAAAACCCTACTGAAGCCAAGATAGGTTTGAGGGTTATATACCCTACTTTGTGGAAACTCCCCTTTCTCAActgactttttcctttttccaccaGGAACACCTGCTGAAGGAAGGGCTGGCTTGGCTGGACCTGCAGGCCCCAGGGGAGGCCCACTACTGGCTGCCAGCTCTTTTCACTGACCTCTACTCCCAGGAGATTACAGCAGAGGAGGCCAGAGAAGCGCTCCCTTGACTGGGAATGAAGTGGGCACAGCATCaggcagggagaagagggaggagctgGTGGTGAATAAAACCTGGacaactttgttttaaaaaagaaccaaaaaaaacccCCCCAAAAATTCCaagtttttttcttcccctaatattcttcatttattactttattatttttttaaagtgccttCACATTGCATTTTTATTGGAGAAAACCTTGTTTATCCACTAAGGATAACCTGAGTAACAGAAAACAGTGAGCACATATAAAATGACTTGCACAGGTCATCTACTATAAGGTCACGGTAGAACCGGGCCTAGAATGAAGGCTGTCTTGTCTCCTGGCTAAGACAGTCTAGTCTCTGTAGCCCTGAAACATAAATTCTAGTCTGTTAATTCCAACCCCTTCCTCATAAGATGTTCCTTATCTCAAATGAGCAGACCCTAATAGGCCAATAAACATTCACTTTCCCTCTTCCAGCTTCATCTGTAGAAGTTCCAGCTTATGGCCGCAGACTCGGCTGTGAGTGTTAAGGAAACACAGGTCAATGGTTGttagaggaaagaaaatggaatttgAGGGGAATCAACCAATAGTGGATACAGTATTTCTCAAATTCCTGACTGACTTTCCCTTCTATACTGATCACTAGGTCCCTCTAGCATTATTGGTGGGAATCACTTATTGAACACCCGTGAGACACCCAGTTTTATATACCTTTTATATAGTCCTCACAATGGTAAATGTCAAATAGGTGCCCTAACCTTTCAGGTGAGGAATCTTAATTGACAGGGGCCACCTACCACCTTAAGCAGAGCTCAAGTTAGAGCCTAGGCCAACTAACCCCAGAGCCCACACTTGCCTTTATCTAGCTTTGCATGGCACAGGttaatagattttatatttaatttcttcctATACAGATGGTCAATCCAGAGAAGCCTCTGTACCAGAAAGCAAGAGCCTTCCATAGCGAATAGAGAAGGTGATGAGCTGGGTGGCCAAAGTTAAGCTCTGTCTTCATGGTCTTTAATTCTAAATTCCCCAGGGTTGGTTTGCTGTCAGAAAACTGAAAACCCAATGGTTTGGGATATCCACATTGACACACCTTTCCCTTACCAAGGGGATATATAGTCTGAGCCTGTCTCTAGCTCTGCCTGTCCTTTAGGACATGTTCACTTCCAGAATaggtatttctttggaagcaacTGAGACCAAGGTGGCATTCCTCTCCTTGCCTGCCAAAGTTACAGCCTCAAAAAAAGGACTGTATTTCTGATGGATGGAAACTTCTTGTCATTAGCAGTCCTGCTTCCACACCATATCACGTAACCCAAGTTTCTGGCTTCCGATGAGCACTATCTTTATCCGACAGTTTCAGGCCTAGGTGAAAAGTTTGTCAAAATGATCACATTCTTCCTTTTACACAAACCCTCCCACACCCACAGGCGCTTCCTCCTTCTGCCAAAACAAACTTTATtgcaccaaaaaggaaaaaaaaaaattcatttatgtaCAGTCAGATATAAAGACATCTCTTTGACTCCTGTGCATATATATTCCTCAACTCAAGATTTAGGGCGTAAAAGTCAGGCTGGTATGCCAGACATGCTCTGCTCATGGCAGGGCCAAGGAGGATTGTCACTTGAAAGTGGGAACACTTAAATGGATGACAGATGACACTGGACCAACAGACCAAGGGCATTCTTCCAAGCCCTGTACTAGCGCTGGGAATGGAAGAGGGAAAATTGGAAGCAGGGTCCCTTTTTGAGTCTCCTTGTGAAAAGACCCAGCCTTTAGGTACTAAGCTAAACCTCCATCCCCCAAGCCCACTTACTGTCCAgtttttcttcctgccctcccaAGTAGGACATTCTCCATTgtgcccaccctcccaccccccacccctgggagGTCCCATGATCCACAAGGCAGAGGCCTCCCTAGCAGCGGGCAGAGCAGGTACGAATTACCAGTATCCTCCCCTTTACATGTGGCTGGATACTGACTGAGGCCCTGTGTCATGCGGCTCACTGTTAGCCCACTGGGAGCCCTAACAGTAAGAATCTGGAAAGTACAGGAGAATACATCAAAACCAGGAAGGATGGGTTCCCTTGATGCCCAGTATCACAGGGCACCTAAAGCACATTTTTCTGAGCCAACCAGCTAAAGGATCACTGCAGCTAAATACAGATAAGAGAAGCAACACAGCCAGGGAAACACCCATCAGTCAGTGACAGAGCAGCTGGAGGTGAggggggtggagaaggggaggagtCTTCAGAGTCCCAGCCCCCATCCCCTCTGCCATTGGCTACCCTCGTTCCCCACAACTCCCTGGGCTTTGAAGTGAGGAGGTGAGACTACAGGCTGAAGTGAGAATACACAAGGACAGCCAAACAAAATACAACAGGACTAGCATCAGCCTCCTCTCTGTATCCCACCCCCTGGAGAAATACCCTCATTGTGACTAGTATTTATGAAAAATCTGTTAAAGAGACTATTTTACGTAGTGGCTCTAATCCCATACACACAGCAGCTGCTTGTGTTGGGGACTTTTCTAATCAGTGATTGTGGGAACAAATGGCATTTTCAGCTTCTTACGGTGCCTGTGCAGGCTTTACCACGACCTTGGTTCAGTCCCAGTCACATTTGCCTTCTGTCTTAAATCTAAAATGGGTGAGGGAATGGGGGACACAGGAGAAAGGTGCTCAGGTGCTAGGTAAAGCTTACTCATCAGCAGCCTAGACTCCACCACTGTTCCTTCTCTTTGGTCTGTCTAGAACAGTGACTATAAATTAGGAAAAACTTTTATGCTGGCCCATGGGAAATAATGGGGGTAGAGGCAGGGAGGAAAAGGGTACTGGGGAGCCCTGCTTCAAgactgcagacagacagacagacaaccaCCCAGACTGCTGAAGTGTCAcagacagccccccaccccaagctCCCTTCCAGATATCCCCATAAATCTTTTGGGAACACTCCCTCTAGGAATTGCAATTTCCATCTCCCACCTGTCCCTAAGGAGCTGGCCCTGTGGAGAGgtgtgttggttttgttttttttgccagAGGCCCTCGCCCTAGGTGCTTCTGCATAGGTACCTTGGCCCCTGATTCGGGATGAACACAGTCCCAGATGCTCGAGAGCCAAGGAGGTCAGATCAGAAAcagcctcccctctcccacacCCTGGGATCCGAGCTTGCTTGGTTCTTGCCATCTTGCAGGATGGCGTCACATTTGGAGGGAGATACACAGTGCCTCTCCATCTCTGGGGTGGGGGAAAGGGACTTTGCTGGGACTCtcgagttgggggaggggagagggaagcagggtcTAAACCCTCAGGCTCCCGTGCAGGTCTGTCTCTGTCCCAGATGAGCTGCTATCAGAGTCCATTTCGGTGTTCTCATTATGGAGCCTCTCCAGCACTTTCTGACGAATCAGTCCCAGGCGCATCAAGAGGGACTGGTAGTCAAAGTGGCCCCGTTTCTCTCCAAAAGGGTCCTGTGGGGGGGAAAGGAGACAATCGGGAAGGAAGATTCAAGTCTGGGTGGCTCACCCTAGAGAGACAGCTTTAGGCCCACATGAAGTACACACTCAACTTCTGAGCatggggaaagaggaaggaatatTGTGGCATGTTCAACAACCAGACAGGTCTGGCTTGGGCTAACATTAAAACGTGTTTGCATTCCCCAAAAGCAAGCAAACATGCAAAAGGGGGACACACTaacaggaggagagaagagaaattcAAGACGAGGACTGAATCATTAAGTATGGCGATGTTTTCAATTAACCTCATAAAACTATGAGAGGTTCTCtgtggcttagatggtagagtccgcctgtaatgcaggagacctgggttcgatctctgggtcagatgatcccctggagaagaaaatcgcaacccactccagtattcttgtttgggaaatcccatggacagaaaagcctggtgggctacagtccatgggggtcgcagagttggaccgagtgactaacacttcactttcatacaaacTATACAAGGGAAAAACTGTCCTTCATTCCCTATACTCAAAAGGGAAATTTACTTTTCTAAGATCACAGGCAGGTAGAGAACTCAGGAATTCTGACTTCTGGATAAgaacctgccctcctccccagggaTTAGTCACCACGTTCCTGTCCAGACTTTTGGGCATCACTCCAGTCCTTGTCCAGggaatgcaatggcaacccactccagtactcttgcctggaaaatcccatggatggaggagcctggtaggctgcagtccatgtggtcgctaagagtcgggcacgactgagcgacttcactttcactttcatgcattggagaaggaaatggcaacccacttcagtgttcttgcctggagaaccccagggacggcggagcctggtaggctgccgtctatggggtcgcagagtcggacatgactaaagcaacttagcagcagcagccagtcctTGTCATTCAAGATCAAAGATCACCAAACATCATGTGGAAAGGGGATAACTGTCCTTAAAGTCTCAAAAATAACTATGGATGGGGTGgagaatataaaaaaggaattaaaaatgcCAAATAGGGATTATGGCAGCAATGTAGCTGGGCCAAAGTTTACACAAATGGAGACCTCTTTCCTTGGCAGTTACAAAAAAGTATATGCTCCTTCCTCTCACATAACGCCTGCCTCTCCCACATAAACTCCGGCCACACTTCTGTACACACACTACCCTCACGATTGGGGCCAGTGGATGGAAAGCACAGTCTCGAGACTACAGCTTGCATTTTCCACATGTGAGGGTTATGGTCCCCAGAGGCTGAACTTCACACAATCTGGAGCTGTCAATTTCTCAAATCTTCCTCCTTTCATCACTGGCTCCATTTCCACCCACTCTCCTCTTCCCCAGATGCTGTTTTTCCTGCCCTTCCCTCATCAGAAATTGTTTTTCCTTCACAGACTATTAGAAATACTGCTAGATGCCAGCAAAGAGAATTCTTGATGGGGAACAAGCTACAGCATGCAGTATCCTCAGTGTACTCTTAGAAAAGTTTCAAGAACAAGTCAACCTTGAACTTGCCCTGTCTTCTGAGTTTAAatggggcaggcagggaggaagTCCTTGAAGGAAATATAGGGAAACTACCATCTCTGAGGAGCACCTGAGGAAACAGGACATTTACTCCCATGGCTGGTGGTGTTGGGTGTGTGGAAACACAGACcagaaagaactggaaaaaacCTGATGACATCTTAGTCACTTAGCCAAGTCACCACTTTTCTATAGCAAGTAAAGGATCCAAAAAACACAGGACTGGTCCTTCAGGACAGGAGGATTCTCAACCTATTGCTTATATTTGAGTCTATTTACAACTTAGTTTAATAAGAACCTCTTCCTTTAAACAAGCCTGAATTCTACATTCTTACTGGAAGCAGAAGCACATTTCTGGCAGAGAATGAACAACTGGTTACCATCCTTGTAACAGGAATCTTTCAACAATAACAACTGCACACTCCATGTTTCCCTAACCATCCTTTCTCTTGGCACCCCTCTGAACTAGGGATGAAATTCCAATAACTGACTCTATGATCCCTAAATTCAGAGAGGGCTGATATTCTTAGTTTGAAAAGACTGCTCACCAAGATTGGAAGGAGTTCCAGGATAGAAAGTAGAATGATTCAGATTCTACTCAGGAGCACCTACTTTAGGCCAGGAACCTAGAACTAACTCCAGATGGCTTCACTCTCTTTGGGTCTCAGTGACTCAAATGCATCAGGTTCCTTTTGGTTCTGAATGCTATGACGATGTGGACATCACCCTTGTTGGGGGGTTTAAATGGTCTGTTGTAAGGTCTCCGGAGCTAGCAGCAGGGGCTCTGTTGTTACCTGCATAGTCTGGCCTTGAAGGTGCAGGCGATCTTTGCAGGCCACCTCATAGAAGTCATAATACTCCAGGAAGGACTTCTCCATCACCCCTCTGGAAAACAAGCAGAGAAGTTGAAGTCAGGCACAAGAGGGGAAGGCACCACCGCTTCACCATCTAACTTTAATGCCAAATTAAGCAGCTAGAGTTCCCATGACCAGATTTGGTTTCCTACAAAAATCTTTGAATAGAAAATAGAGATTACTTTCTCTATTTTCCACTGACTGCCCATGGTTTATTTCCCTTAGATTTTAAGGATTTTAAGATGGGACTGACTGTTAATACTGATCACCTGAACCCCAACCTCAACTCATGACTTGCCCAATCGTTTTCCAGAGGCCATCCCTAATCCCAAAGCTTATTCAAAATTCTCCTAGatacacctgaaacactgtacatgaaccctgctgctgctgctgctaagtcgcttgagtcgtgtccgactctgtgcgaccccatagacggcagcccaccaggctcccctgtccctgggattctccaggcagaacactggagtgggttgccatttctttctccaacgcatgaaagtgaaaagtgaaagtgaagtcgctctgtcgtgcccgagtcttagcaaccccatggagtgcagcctaccaggctcctccgtccatgggattttccaggcaagagtactggagtgggttgccacatgaACCCTATATcaacctaaaaaaaataaaagtagcccCTTCAAATCTTAGAAAAGTTTGTTTCATTAACTCTTTGTTCATCTAGTTTTAACACCTAGAAGTAGACATGAACACTAAGAAATGGGTTTATTATGAAGTCCTCTACATCTCATTTGGCTGTGTAACAGTCACATGTCTTTAATATGTCCAGGTCCTCATCAAACAAGGGTTCCCCGAGGGCATGGACTACATCCTTCCCATCAGGCCTGGCACTCTCTCAAAACTGAGACTCTTTGAACTTCCTTTTAGATAACCCTTTGGTCACTTGCTCTTTAAAGGCATGAACCACATCTTTCCTTTTAATCTCCCACTGGACTTTGCCCCAAAGGTATGAACAAGCTAAATCTCCAAAAGGAATACCAAGTATCAAGTGGGCTCTCTTTACACATACCTTAAGGGTTCAGGGCAGGGACATTTTCCTTCCATCATATCACAGACTGCCACTCTGATGGTCTCATGCCGAATACATTCATTGTAATTTTTGCTGTCTCCTGGATGTCTCTCCTATAATGTGACAGATAGCACAGTATCCAAGTATAAAATTCAGGTAAAAAGAAAACCCAATGGGAAGAGACTTTAGATTAGTATACGGTATATGAACCAAGCAAATTAACTATGAGGATACCTTTCCCACTACATGGCAGACATGAGGAGCAACTAAGTACGTGAGACCACTCACCTCTCCCCATGCATACCCAACACCCATCCTCTGCTATGGATCACCTGATTATAAGTAGCAAACCAGATGCATCGAATTTCCCTAAGCTTGAAATGAACAGCCTTGCAGAAAGGATTAAGTGGGAAATAACCATATGTAAGAATAATGGTGGGACAAAAAGTTATAAATGACGCTAGGAGTCTCAACCTGAAAAACCTATAGATAGCAGGATGCTTCCTGGTTAACTCCTTTACATGCTTGTTGGTGCCACCATCATTGAATCAACTGTTATCTAT
The DNA window shown above is from Bos javanicus breed banteng chromosome 19, ARS-OSU_banteng_1.0, whole genome shotgun sequence and carries:
- the SNF8 gene encoding vacuolar-sorting protein SNF8 isoform X1, whose product is MHRRGVGAGAIAKKKLAEAKYKERGTVLAEDQLAQMSKQLDMFKTNLEEFASKHKQEIRKNPEFRVQFQDMCATIGVDPLASGKGFWSEMLGVGDFYYELGVQIIEVCLALKHRNGGLITLEELHQQVLKGRGKFAQDVSQDDLIRAIKKLKALGTGFSIIPVGGTYLIQSVPAELNMDHTVVLQLAEKNGYVTVSAIKASLKWETERARQVLEHLLKEGLAWLDLQAPGEAHYWLPALFTDLYSQEITAEEAREALP
- the SNF8 gene encoding vacuolar-sorting protein SNF8 isoform X2, translated to MHRRGVGAGAIAKKKLAEAKYKERGTVLAEDQLAQMSKQLDMFKTNLEEFASKHKQEIRKNPEFRVQFQDMCATIGVDPLASGKGFWSEMLGVGDFYYELGVQIIEVCLALKHRNGGLITLEELHQQVLKGRGKFAQDVSQDDLIRAIKKLKALGTGFSIIPVGGTYLIQSVPAELNMDHTVVLQLAEKNGYVTVSAIKASLKWETERARQVLMAQRGRTHKGASNTGTQVQPACHCHWGVTNTFSHDL